The Nitrosopumilus cobalaminigenes genome contains a region encoding:
- the rlmN gene encoding 23S rRNA (adenine(2503)-C(2))-methyltransferase RlmN, with product MTDLYRLLPEEMEQLVIDMGYPRYRADQILLPLYYKFPKDLNDIPQLPKKLREELTAAGYTIGSAKETHRVVSEDGDTTKLLLNLTNDNSVETVLMQYDPTKIGGHPRSTICVSTQIGCAMGCVFCATGQMGFETNLKAEHIVSQVIHFAEILQQRGEHVTNLVFMGMGEPMANYDEMIRAVRILTHDRGFGLGQRHITISTIGIKSGIEKLAEENLQIGLAISLHAPNNKLRKDLVPTATPNSVEEIIEMGRNYFKKTGRRVTFEYALMAGINDSPEIAKELADLLKGNGSHVNLIPINPTAGDFQRPSEENVLEFERILSKAGVNCTIRIEKGAEISAACGQLRTDLIG from the coding sequence ATGACAGATCTTTATCGATTACTTCCAGAGGAAATGGAACAACTTGTAATTGATATGGGTTATCCTAGATATAGAGCAGATCAAATTTTACTTCCACTATATTACAAATTTCCAAAAGATCTTAATGACATTCCACAGCTTCCAAAAAAACTACGAGAAGAACTAACTGCTGCAGGATATACAATTGGCTCTGCAAAAGAAACTCATCGTGTCGTAAGTGAAGATGGAGATACAACAAAATTATTACTCAATTTAACAAATGATAATTCTGTTGAAACTGTTTTGATGCAATATGATCCAACAAAGATAGGTGGTCACCCACGGTCAACTATCTGTGTTTCAACTCAAATTGGATGTGCAATGGGATGTGTATTTTGTGCAACTGGTCAAATGGGTTTTGAAACCAATCTAAAGGCGGAACATATTGTATCACAAGTAATTCATTTTGCAGAAATCTTACAACAGCGAGGAGAACATGTAACAAATTTGGTTTTTATGGGTATGGGAGAACCTATGGCAAACTATGATGAAATGATTAGAGCTGTGAGAATTTTAACACATGATAGAGGATTTGGTTTAGGCCAAAGACACATTACAATTTCCACCATTGGAATTAAATCTGGAATAGAAAAACTAGCAGAAGAAAATCTGCAAATTGGTCTTGCAATTTCACTTCATGCTCCAAACAACAAATTAAGAAAAGATTTGGTTCCAACAGCAACTCCTAATTCAGTAGAAGAAATAATTGAAATGGGTAGGAATTATTTCAAAAAAACTGGACGTCGTGTAACCTTTGAGTATGCATTAATGGCTGGAATTAATGATTCTCCTGAAATTGCAAAAGAATTAGCAGATCTTTTGAAAGGTAACGGTTCCCATGTCAATCTAATCCCAATCAATCCAACTGCTGGAGATTTTCAACGTCCATCAGAAGAAAATGTGCTTGAATTTGAGCGAATATTATCAAAGGCAGGAGTAAATTGCACAATCAGAATTGAAAAAGGTGCGGAAATTTCAGCTGCTTGTGGTCAGCTTAGAACCGATCTTATAGGCTAA
- the radA gene encoding DNA repair and recombination protein RadA translates to MVEDLRLDSLEGVGPVTTRKLSDAGVHNVMDLIVRGPVEIADITGMEKDTAEKIVNKARQHLVEGGLIAKDFVSASEIYKYRQSIGKITTGTNCLDTLFDGGIETQALTEVYGEFGCGKTQFAHTMSVMVQKSKEEGGLEGSVLYIDTENTFRPERIVSIAQAHDMDPEKVLDNIIVARAYNSAHQVLILEEAGPVIEENNVKLIVADSAVGLFRAEYLGRGTLSVRQQKLNHFVHLLSRIAETYNCAAIATNQVMASPDVFFGDPTRPIGGNVVAHTSTYRIYFKKSGKKRIARMVDSPHHPEEEVIFALGEAGIIDPEEVEKKTKKTTKKATTKKTTTKKAKEAEVEATVETPEVEATVETPEVEATVETPEVEATVETPEVEATVETPEVEATVETPEVKAKVEIESDDFDPVEE, encoded by the coding sequence ATGGTAGAAGATTTAAGATTAGATAGTTTAGAGGGCGTAGGTCCTGTAACTACAAGAAAATTATCCGATGCAGGTGTCCACAACGTCATGGATCTCATCGTTAGAGGTCCTGTTGAAATTGCAGATATTACTGGAATGGAAAAGGATACTGCTGAGAAAATTGTCAATAAAGCCAGACAACATTTAGTTGAAGGCGGATTAATTGCTAAAGACTTTGTCAGTGCAAGTGAAATTTACAAGTATAGACAAAGTATTGGTAAAATTACAACTGGTACAAATTGTCTTGACACCCTATTTGATGGTGGTATAGAAACTCAAGCTTTGACAGAAGTTTATGGAGAGTTTGGTTGTGGTAAAACACAGTTTGCACATACCATGTCTGTGATGGTTCAAAAAAGTAAAGAAGAAGGTGGTCTTGAAGGCTCTGTTTTGTACATTGATACAGAAAATACTTTTAGACCTGAAAGAATTGTTTCCATTGCTCAAGCACATGATATGGATCCTGAAAAAGTTTTAGATAATATCATAGTGGCTCGTGCATATAACAGTGCACATCAAGTACTAATTCTTGAAGAAGCTGGACCTGTAATTGAAGAAAACAATGTTAAACTAATTGTTGCAGATTCTGCAGTTGGATTATTCCGTGCTGAATACCTTGGAAGAGGAACATTATCTGTAAGACAACAAAAACTAAATCATTTTGTTCATTTGTTGTCAAGAATTGCAGAAACATACAACTGTGCTGCAATTGCAACAAACCAAGTCATGGCATCACCTGATGTCTTTTTTGGAGATCCAACTCGTCCAATTGGTGGAAATGTAGTTGCACATACAAGTACATACAGAATTTACTTTAAGAAATCTGGTAAGAAACGAATTGCTAGAATGGTAGATAGTCCTCATCATCCTGAAGAGGAAGTAATCTTTGCTCTAGGTGAAGCAGGTATCATAGACCCTGAGGAAGTTGAGAAAAAGACAAAAAAGACTACTAAAAAAGCAACTACTAAAAAAACAACTACCAAAAAAGCCAAGGAGGCTGAGGTAGAGGCTACAGTAGAGACACCTGAGGTAGAGGCTACAGTAGAGACACCTGAGGTAGAGGCTACAGTAGAGACACCTGAGGTAGAGGCTACAGTAGAGACACCTGAGGTAGAGGCTACAGTAGAGACACCTGAGGTAGAGGCTACAGTAGAGACACCTGAGGTAAAGGCCAAGGTAGAAATCGAATCTGATGATTTCGATCCAGTAGAAGAGTAA
- a CDS encoding 30S ribosomal protein S30e produces the protein MATHGSLTKAGKVRGQTPKVEGRKIVGTSSSVGNKSNFKKRFVLGRFPGQNKPGQRRKRR, from the coding sequence ATGGCAACACACGGTTCACTTACTAAAGCAGGCAAAGTAAGAGGTCAAACACCAAAAGTTGAAGGTAGAAAAATTGTAGGCACTAGTTCTAGTGTTGGTAACAAAAGTAACTTCAAGAAACGATTTGTTCTAGGTAGATTCCCTGGTCAAAATAAGCCTGGACAAAGAAGAAAGAGACGCTAG
- a CDS encoding B12-binding domain-containing radical SAM protein has translation MGTPKIVLTADRTLMSPYRGLSLATFFGCAPALDPNRDKSSFWYKILKNQVTPKVLFDFICNWSPDIDGVAKYAPYGLRKLEAGLLRDGFSRKDVVVAHPNFIEKFIGPETEVIGTYEMDPLGMGPVTMTFTYGRKQTSYDEFYNAELHRRIKAAKARTGSKAKVISGASGTWQYNYDPEKIEEFGIYAILEGELGGIAPEIDGHAGRFFNYLINGDFENMDPFRKRSDFKVNIKEFERNGKKLHGRFVNFWDRPELEEIPDIVEPSMHGMVEVMRGCGRGCKFCDVTLRSLRYYSPEKVKKEIEVNIKKGGSKSAWIHSDDIFVYGMDPRTAKGMEPNREALEELFTAIMSTGVEHTNPTHGTLAGAIADEKLIPNLSKIMKAGPDNMIGIQAGFETGSLRLIGKYADRKLAPYDPSEWHWVVKEGVKTLNQDYWIPAFTLIMGLDNDETPEDSWETIQLLSELEREQPDSMFTATALTFVPIGLLEKSDFFHIGNEMTPAQLGVLYKTWQHNFKYGIQKFMTKTGSKGPQRYFFNAIARSLGGVPLGAMEKYARRKSKEHEKVIETVKAKYW, from the coding sequence ATGGGTACTCCAAAAATCGTATTAACTGCTGATAGAACTTTAATGTCACCATATAGGGGATTATCACTTGCAACATTTTTCGGATGTGCTCCAGCACTTGACCCTAATAGAGATAAAAGCAGTTTTTGGTATAAAATTCTGAAAAATCAAGTAACACCAAAAGTTCTATTTGATTTCATTTGTAATTGGTCCCCTGATATTGATGGTGTTGCAAAATATGCTCCTTATGGATTAAGAAAATTAGAAGCTGGTTTACTTCGTGATGGTTTTAGTAGAAAAGATGTTGTAGTTGCTCATCCAAATTTTATTGAAAAATTCATTGGTCCTGAAACTGAGGTTATTGGAACTTATGAAATGGATCCACTTGGTATGGGTCCAGTTACTATGACATTTACTTATGGTAGAAAACAAACATCTTATGATGAATTTTACAATGCTGAATTACATCGTAGAATTAAAGCTGCAAAAGCAAGAACTGGTAGCAAGGCAAAAGTAATTTCTGGTGCATCTGGTACTTGGCAATACAATTATGATCCTGAAAAAATTGAAGAATTTGGAATTTATGCAATTTTAGAAGGAGAGCTTGGTGGTATTGCTCCTGAAATTGATGGGCATGCAGGTCGATTCTTTAACTATTTGATTAATGGTGATTTCGAAAACATGGATCCTTTCAGAAAGAGAAGTGATTTCAAAGTTAACATTAAAGAATTTGAAAGAAATGGTAAGAAACTACATGGAAGATTTGTTAATTTCTGGGATAGACCAGAGTTGGAAGAGATTCCTGATATTGTTGAACCAAGTATGCATGGTATGGTTGAGGTAATGCGTGGATGTGGTAGAGGTTGTAAATTTTGTGATGTTACATTAAGATCATTAAGATACTATTCTCCAGAAAAAGTCAAAAAAGAAATTGAAGTTAACATAAAGAAAGGTGGCTCCAAGTCTGCATGGATTCACAGTGATGATATTTTCGTTTATGGTATGGATCCAAGAACTGCAAAAGGAATGGAACCAAATAGAGAAGCCTTGGAAGAATTATTTACTGCAATCATGTCTACTGGCGTTGAACACACAAATCCAACGCATGGTACATTAGCAGGTGCAATAGCAGATGAAAAATTAATTCCAAATCTTTCAAAAATTATGAAAGCAGGTCCTGACAATATGATTGGTATTCAGGCAGGATTTGAAACAGGAAGTCTTAGATTAATCGGTAAATATGCTGATAGAAAACTTGCACCATATGATCCATCTGAATGGCACTGGGTTGTAAAAGAAGGTGTTAAAACTTTGAACCAAGATTATTGGATTCCTGCATTTACACTAATTATGGGCCTTGATAATGATGAAACTCCTGAAGATTCTTGGGAAACCATTCAATTACTTAGTGAACTAGAACGTGAGCAACCTGATTCCATGTTTACTGCTACTGCGTTAACATTTGTTCCAATTGGATTGCTAGAAAAATCTGATTTCTTCCACATTGGAAATGAGATGACTCCTGCACAACTTGGAGTTCTTTACAAGACATGGCAACATAATTTCAAATATGGTATTCAAAAATTCATGACTAAAACTGGCTCTAAGGGTCCTCAGAGATACTTCTTTAATGCAATTGCAAGATCTCTTGGTGGTGTTCCTCTTGGTGCTATGGAGAAATATGCTCGTAGAAAGAGTAAGGAACATGAAAAAGTCATTGAGACTGTAAAGGCAAAGTACTGGTAG
- a CDS encoding dihydroorotate dehydrogenase electron transfer subunit, producing MQRNLNHPTIVTIEKVIDETPTVRTLVFSDDVMPTVLPGQFAMVWIPGVNELPMSVMISKESGKAAFTVRKHGPSSTGLFNVPVGGQIGIRGPYGNSFDVKEGKLLLVGGGTGLVPMMRLLTFVKPTDDVTVLMGAKSKDEVFFEDLSNELLKNNPHKVIVSTDDGSYGEKGFVTDMVEKLVNETKFDAVYVCGPEIMMYKTVQSAHSRNIFVQASLERMMKCGVGICGSCCVGEDLACRDGTVFDGDHLSTNKEFGHLHRNKAGILEKY from the coding sequence TTGCAAAGAAATCTTAATCATCCTACAATTGTCACAATTGAAAAAGTAATTGATGAAACACCAACTGTCAGAACTTTAGTTTTCTCTGATGATGTTATGCCTACTGTTTTACCTGGACAGTTTGCTATGGTTTGGATACCTGGTGTAAATGAATTACCAATGAGTGTAATGATTTCAAAAGAATCTGGCAAAGCTGCATTTACCGTTAGAAAACATGGTCCTTCCTCTACTGGATTATTCAATGTACCAGTTGGAGGACAAATAGGAATTAGAGGTCCTTATGGAAATTCATTTGATGTTAAAGAAGGAAAACTTTTGCTTGTTGGTGGCGGTACAGGTCTTGTTCCGATGATGAGGTTGCTTACTTTTGTAAAACCTACTGATGATGTTACTGTATTAATGGGTGCAAAATCTAAAGATGAAGTATTCTTTGAAGATTTATCAAATGAATTATTGAAAAATAATCCTCACAAAGTTATTGTTTCAACTGATGATGGAAGTTATGGTGAAAAAGGATTTGTCACTGACATGGTTGAGAAATTAGTTAATGAAACTAAGTTTGATGCAGTTTATGTTTGTGGTCCTGAAATTATGATGTACAAAACTGTCCAGTCTGCACATTCTAGAAATATTTTCGTTCAAGCCAGTCTTGAGAGAATGATGAAATGTGGTGTTGGAATTTGTGGTAGTTGTTGTGTTGGTGAGGATCTTGCTTGTAGAGATGGAACTGTTTTTGATGGAGACCATTTGTCTACGAATAAAGAATTTGGTCATTTACATAGAAACAAGGCTGGAATTTTAGAAAAATATTAG
- a CDS encoding dihydroorotate dehydrogenase, producing MEPSIATSIGQIHLDKPVMLASGILGISLDVFNRLYASGAGAVVTKSLSTAAWEGYPNPTIFSVKGGGWINAVGLSNPGASYFAKMIEPNQDVPIIVSLVGSIPEDFEMMIKEFKNCKVKAYELNMSCPHVARVGLEVGDDPGLVKEIVSTVKKATDVPVIAKVGLGTSNYLNTVGTAVDSGIDAITAINTVRAMAIDVETKRPILSNKFGGLSGTPIKPIALRCVYEISSKYDIPIIGCGGISSWEDAVEFFLAGASGVQLGSAIGDNWVGVFDDINKGILDYMKRNNYSTIKEMVGLAKKS from the coding sequence GTGGAACCTAGTATTGCAACTTCCATAGGTCAAATTCATTTAGATAAACCTGTAATGCTGGCATCCGGAATTTTAGGCATATCATTAGATGTGTTTAATCGCCTTTATGCATCAGGTGCAGGTGCAGTTGTAACTAAGTCCCTCAGTACTGCTGCATGGGAAGGATATCCAAATCCTACAATCTTTAGTGTAAAAGGCGGTGGATGGATTAACGCAGTTGGTCTCTCAAATCCAGGTGCATCATATTTTGCTAAAATGATTGAACCAAATCAGGATGTCCCAATAATTGTAAGTTTGGTAGGTTCTATTCCTGAAGATTTTGAAATGATGATAAAAGAATTCAAAAATTGCAAAGTTAAAGCATATGAGCTAAATATGTCATGTCCTCATGTGGCCCGAGTCGGCTTGGAGGTTGGAGATGATCCTGGATTAGTAAAAGAAATTGTCTCTACTGTAAAAAAAGCAACAGATGTACCAGTTATTGCCAAAGTGGGTTTAGGTACAAGTAATTATCTCAATACTGTTGGCACTGCAGTAGATTCTGGTATTGATGCTATTACAGCAATTAACACTGTACGTGCAATGGCAATTGATGTCGAAACTAAACGACCCATCTTAAGTAACAAATTTGGAGGACTATCTGGAACTCCGATAAAACCAATTGCGTTAAGATGTGTTTATGAGATTTCTTCAAAATATGACATACCGATAATTGGATGTGGGGGAATTTCTTCTTGGGAAGATGCCGTTGAATTTTTCTTGGCAGGGGCTTCTGGGGTACAACTTGGAAGTGCTATTGGAGATAATTGGGTTGGTGTGTTTGATGATATTAACAAAGGAATTTTAGATTACATGAAGAGAAATAATTATTCTACAATAAAGGAGATGGTAGGTCTTGCAAAGAAATCTTAA
- a CDS encoding NOP5/NOP56 family protein, which produces MYSVVLTELGISVFNDGKLDKAFPFSNAVKEYLLVKNKESKLNELVNYLAGTQRGFAVSDESLLAILKKFSIDCHLMESSELDTIQATKPQIIVDSGFASNLQDTLGKLREFALGLSSSKVTEVSQSPDLHIIQAINSLDEIDKIANGLSSRLREWYGLHFPELDNIIDSINGYAQIVMAGKRESLTKQIFEEAGFPESKVEMLSLISSKSRGGDISDINLAIVQSIAKQVLDFHELRKQLEEHVEAEMQEIAPNLSAILGTAVGARILGRAGSLKKMASLPASTIQVLGAEKALFRSLKTGSQPPKHGLLFQHAMVHAAPRWQRGKIARAVAAKAVIAARVDVYGEGLNQTLLEKLNIRVDEIGKKYENPTEKDMRPPPSFRREGGFGDKPRRGGDRRRGDRREGGDRRRGDRREGGDRRRGDRREGGDRREGGYRDNPRREGGDRREGGYRDNPRREGGDRREGGYRDNPRREGGDRREGGYRDNPRREDQNSNKKRKKFGRR; this is translated from the coding sequence ATGTATTCTGTAGTTTTAACAGAATTGGGAATCTCAGTTTTCAATGATGGAAAACTTGACAAAGCATTTCCTTTCTCAAATGCTGTTAAAGAGTATCTTTTAGTAAAAAACAAAGAATCAAAATTAAACGAGCTTGTGAATTATCTAGCAGGTACTCAAAGAGGATTTGCTGTTAGTGATGAATCATTACTTGCAATTCTAAAAAAATTCTCTATTGATTGTCATCTTATGGAATCTTCAGAATTAGATACAATTCAAGCTACAAAACCTCAAATTATTGTTGATTCAGGTTTTGCGTCAAACTTACAAGATACACTTGGAAAATTAAGAGAGTTCGCTCTAGGATTATCATCTTCAAAAGTTACAGAAGTTTCACAAAGTCCAGATTTGCATATTATTCAAGCAATTAATTCACTTGATGAAATTGACAAAATTGCTAATGGATTAAGTTCCAGACTTAGAGAATGGTATGGATTACATTTTCCAGAATTAGACAACATTATTGATAGTATTAACGGATATGCACAAATTGTAATGGCAGGAAAAAGAGAATCACTAACTAAACAAATTTTTGAAGAAGCAGGTTTTCCTGAATCAAAAGTTGAAATGCTATCATTGATTTCATCAAAAAGTAGAGGGGGAGATATTTCAGATATCAATTTAGCAATTGTTCAGTCAATTGCAAAACAAGTTTTAGACTTTCATGAATTACGTAAACAACTCGAAGAACATGTTGAAGCAGAAATGCAAGAAATTGCACCAAATCTATCAGCAATTCTTGGAACTGCAGTAGGTGCAAGGATTTTAGGAAGAGCTGGAAGTCTCAAAAAAATGGCATCACTTCCTGCTAGTACAATACAAGTTCTAGGAGCTGAAAAAGCATTATTTAGATCATTGAAGACAGGCTCTCAACCACCAAAACACGGATTGTTATTCCAACATGCAATGGTTCATGCAGCCCCAAGATGGCAAAGAGGGAAAATTGCACGTGCAGTAGCTGCAAAGGCAGTCATCGCTGCAAGAGTCGATGTTTATGGAGAAGGACTAAACCAAACTTTACTTGAAAAACTCAACATCAGAGTTGATGAAATAGGTAAGAAATATGAGAATCCTACTGAAAAAGACATGAGACCACCTCCATCATTTAGAAGAGAAGGTGGATTTGGAGACAAACCAAGAAGAGGTGGAGATAGAAGAAGAGGTGACCGCAGAGAAGGTGGAGATAGAAGAAGAGGTGACCGCAGAGAAGGTGGAGATAGAAGAAGAGGTGACCGCAGAGAAGGTGGAGATAGAAGAGAAGGTGGCTATAGAGATAATCCAAGAAGAGAAGGTGGAGATAGAAGAGAAGGTGGCTATAGAGATAATCCAAGAAGAGAAGGTGGAGATAGAAGAGAAGGTGGCTATAGAGATAATCCAAGAAGAGAAGGTGGAGATAGAAGAGAAGGTGGCTATAGAGATAATCCAAGAAGAGAAGATCAAAATTCAAATAAAAAGAGAAAGAAGTTTGGAAGAAGATAA
- a CDS encoding fibrillarin-like rRNA/tRNA 2'-O-methyltransferase, with protein MEEDNQSFFWIKSEGQNKLATENMVPGNQVYKEKLIIKKNIEYRLWDPFRSKLAAAVMNDLDYFPFENKSTVLYLGASTGTTVSHISDIVGPSGIVYGVEHASRVARDFLDRVATYRKNIVPILQDARKPKEYFSVFGKVDVVYVDIAQPDQTQIAIDNCEMFLKKGGYFFLVIKTRSIDVTKAPKRIVEEEIEKLKPRFDVLQTIDLHPYDKDHAMVVSKYNH; from the coding sequence TTGGAAGAAGATAATCAGTCATTTTTTTGGATTAAATCAGAAGGCCAAAACAAACTAGCCACAGAAAATATGGTTCCAGGAAATCAAGTTTACAAAGAAAAATTAATTATTAAAAAAAATATTGAATACAGGTTATGGGATCCATTTAGAAGCAAATTAGCTGCTGCAGTTATGAATGATCTTGATTATTTTCCTTTTGAGAATAAAAGTACAGTTCTGTATTTAGGAGCATCTACAGGAACCACAGTAAGTCACATTTCAGATATTGTAGGACCAAGTGGAATAGTTTACGGAGTAGAACATGCAAGTAGAGTCGCAAGGGATTTTTTAGATAGAGTTGCAACATATAGAAAAAATATTGTTCCAATTCTACAAGATGCAAGAAAACCAAAAGAGTATTTTTCAGTGTTTGGAAAAGTAGATGTTGTGTATGTAGATATTGCACAACCAGATCAAACACAAATTGCAATTGATAACTGTGAGATGTTTCTAAAAAAAGGAGGATACTTCTTTTTAGTAATCAAAACTAGAAGTATTGATGTTACCAAAGCTCCAAAAAGAATTGTTGAAGAAGAAATAGAAAAATTAAAACCAAGATTTGATGTTTTGCAGACAATTGATCTACATCCTTATGATAAAGATCATGCAATGGTAGTTTCAAAATATAATCATTAG
- the rnhB gene encoding ribonuclease HII — MQICGIDDAGRGPMLGPMIIAGISLDKKNLKKLNALGVKDSKKLTPKLREHLYKKIIEIVDDYYIAKISPRSIDASVKKHCLNGLEAKYMAKVVSKLNPDVSYVDSCDVNPTRFGKEISKLSDNHKIKSYHRADSRFVVVSAASILAKVTRDRAITKLKKDHNLGSGYPSDSVTVKFVTKYYKKNHEMPNFVRKSWKPVQRIIENN, encoded by the coding sequence GTGCAAATTTGTGGTATCGATGATGCAGGGCGTGGTCCTATGTTGGGACCAATGATAATAGCTGGAATTTCATTAGACAAAAAAAATTTAAAAAAACTGAATGCATTGGGTGTTAAAGACTCCAAAAAACTCACTCCTAAATTACGTGAACATCTATACAAAAAAATCATTGAAATTGTAGATGATTACTATATTGCAAAAATTTCACCAAGGTCAATTGATGCTAGTGTAAAAAAACATTGTCTAAATGGTTTGGAGGCAAAATATATGGCAAAAGTTGTTTCAAAATTAAATCCTGATGTTTCATATGTTGATTCATGTGATGTCAATCCAACTAGATTTGGAAAAGAAATTTCTAAACTGTCTGATAACCACAAGATTAAATCCTACCATCGTGCAGATAGTAGATTTGTTGTAGTCTCTGCAGCATCTATTCTTGCTAAGGTTACTAGAGATCGAGCCATTACAAAATTGAAAAAAGATCACAATTTGGGTAGTGGGTATCCGTCTGACTCTGTAACTGTGAAATTTGTTACGAAATACTATAAAAAAAATCATGAAATGCCTAATTTTGTGCGTAAAAGTTGGAAACCTGTCCAAAGAATAATTGAAAATAACTAA
- a CDS encoding tRNA (guanine-N1)-methyltransferase yields the protein MEFPDDIFQEIIEGKTKLLVPKKSITDKVPPMKPAFFNPKAKLNRDFSIIAYSAFLNKFEGPKIFLESMSGVGSRGLRVANELEVEKIVINDLNPSALKMAEYSANLNQTKNVEFSEKEVCRFFSNYSKKGERGSIVDIDPFGSPAAFFDCGIRATMHGGILSVAATDLQVLNGLFQSACKRKYGGVPVRTEYGNEIAIRLILGSLRAVAGRLGVTVIPMFVESEMHYYRTYVKVLNRPDQQENLGYILHCKNCGHRKISLEQEQECELCKLKISIAGPLWIGNIFNKEFVQNMLDENPKLETDKNCEKILLKCLEESEMPGTYFTIDEIASIMKSSPPKLEKAVSSLKENGFLSSVTAFNPTGFRTNANVNEIIGIFKTIQ from the coding sequence TTGGAATTTCCAGATGATATTTTTCAAGAAATAATTGAAGGGAAAACAAAACTTCTAGTCCCTAAAAAATCAATTACAGATAAAGTTCCTCCAATGAAACCAGCATTTTTTAATCCAAAAGCAAAACTAAACAGAGATTTTTCCATAATTGCATACTCTGCATTTCTCAACAAGTTTGAAGGCCCAAAAATTTTCTTAGAAAGTATGTCAGGAGTGGGTTCAAGAGGATTGCGTGTTGCAAATGAATTAGAAGTTGAAAAGATTGTAATCAATGATCTTAATCCATCTGCTCTAAAAATGGCAGAATATTCTGCTAACCTAAATCAGACAAAAAATGTAGAATTTTCTGAAAAAGAAGTATGTAGATTTTTTAGTAATTATTCAAAAAAAGGAGAACGAGGCTCAATTGTAGATATAGATCCTTTTGGTTCGCCTGCAGCATTTTTTGATTGTGGTATTAGAGCAACTATGCATGGTGGCATACTCTCAGTTGCAGCCACAGATCTTCAAGTGTTAAATGGCCTCTTTCAATCAGCATGTAAAAGAAAGTATGGAGGAGTACCAGTTAGAACTGAATACGGAAATGAAATTGCAATTAGGTTGATTTTAGGATCACTTAGAGCAGTGGCAGGAAGATTAGGAGTTACTGTCATTCCCATGTTTGTAGAAAGTGAAATGCATTACTATAGAACATATGTCAAAGTTCTCAATAGACCAGATCAGCAAGAGAATTTAGGATATATTTTACACTGTAAAAATTGTGGTCATAGAAAAATTTCTCTCGAACAAGAACAAGAATGTGAATTATGTAAATTAAAAATCAGCATAGCAGGACCATTATGGATTGGAAATATTTTCAATAAAGAATTTGTTCAAAATATGTTAGATGAAAATCCTAAATTAGAGACAGATAAAAATTGTGAAAAAATACTTCTAAAATGCTTAGAAGAATCTGAAATGCCTGGCACTTATTTTACAATAGATGAAATTGCATCCATTATGAAATCATCTCCACCAAAATTAGAAAAAGCAGTTTCAAGTTTAAAAGAGAATGGATTTCTATCTAGTGTTACAGCATTTAATCCCACAGGATTTAGAACTAATGCAAACGTAAATGAAATAATTGGAATTTTTAAAACTATCCAGTAA
- a CDS encoding RlmE family RNA methyltransferase, producing MKLADARKDHYRRLAHEQGYRSRAAFKLQELNKSYRLIGPGFNVLDLGCAPGGWTQMAMKLVGNQGKVMGIDLSYVEEIPGAHIVRENIEDEHVVDEVLSYFGRKVNAVICDLSPKVSGNWSVDHAKQISLNYDCSKIMDKVLAHKGNAVFKVFDGEFSMEFRDYIKKKFARINLTKPDASRKQSSELYLVCLGFTG from the coding sequence ATGAAATTAGCAGATGCACGTAAGGATCATTATCGTAGACTAGCTCACGAACAAGGATATCGAAGTAGAGCTGCTTTCAAACTACAAGAATTAAACAAATCATATCGTCTCATCGGTCCTGGTTTTAATGTGCTGGATCTTGGATGTGCTCCTGGAGGTTGGACTCAAATGGCTATGAAATTAGTTGGAAATCAAGGCAAAGTTATGGGAATTGATTTGTCATATGTCGAAGAAATTCCTGGAGCCCACATTGTCCGAGAAAATATTGAAGACGAACATGTTGTTGATGAAGTATTATCATATTTTGGGCGTAAAGTTAATGCTGTAATATGTGATCTTTCTCCGAAAGTAAGTGGAAATTGGTCAGTTGATCATGCTAAACAAATTTCGCTAAATTATGATTGCTCAAAAATCATGGATAAAGTTTTGGCACACAAAGGAAATGCTGTCTTCAAAGTTTTTGATGGTGAATTTTCCATGGAATTTAGAGATTATATCAAGAAAAAATTTGCTCGAATCAATCTTACAAAACCTGATGCCAGTAGAAAACAAAGTAGTGAACTATATCTTGTTTGTTTAGGTTTTACTGGATAG